Part of the Natrialbaceae archaeon AArc-T1-2 genome, CTCCTCAGGCGTCGCGAGGACGGGCCCGATCGGCGCCGAACCGTCGAAGGCCTTCCCACGGACCCAGTTCTGTTCCTCGCGCTGGTCGTCGCGATTCGAGATGTCGTTGACGCAGGTGAAGCCGGCGACGACGTCCATCGCGTCGCCCTCTGCGACGTGACGACACTGCTCTCCGATCACGACGCCGAGTTCTCCCTCGTGGTCGATCCGATCTTTGCCCGCTGGCGCGGTGACGGTGTCGCCGTGGCCTGCGAGAGCGTTCGGCGGTTTCAGAAAGAGCATCGGGCGATCGGGAACGTTCGAGTCCATCTCGGCTGCGTGGTCCGCGTAGTTGCGGCCGATACAGACGATCTTCGACGGCTCACACGGCGGGAGGACGTCGATCGCCTCGAGGTCGTAGCTCTCGTTTGCGAAGCGGACGCGGCCGTTCTCGAGTTCGCCACGTCGGGTCGCACCTGCGGGATCGCGGAATCGTACCGTTCGCATGCGAGGGGAGTCGCGTTCGAACCCGAAAAGCGTTGAGAAGACGGCGAACGAGCGGTGCGTGAGGTGGTGCCATCGCCGTCGCGGAACGGAACGTTTTTTACTAGCCCCTGGCAACCAACGAGTGAAGCGTCACGGGCCACAGACGTGGTGAGTGACGTGGTGTCAGCTCCGTTGGTGTAGTCCGGCCAATCATTTCGGCCTTTCGAGCCGATGACCTGGGTTCAAATCCCAGACGGAGCACTTTTCCGCGAACAAATTCGTGAGCGGAAAATGCGACCCTGGATTTGAATCAGACCAGTCACGCGCAGCGTAGCGAGCACGTCTGGGCGTGGTTCAAATCCCAGACGGAGCACTTTTCTGAGGAACGACGTGACGACGATCGTTCCGATCCGACGCCCGAACTCGAGCAGACGTCCATCACCGCTAGCAGCTCGGGTGCTGCTCAGAAGCCGGATCGCCGGTAATCGATGCTTACTCGAGAATCGCAAGACGGCAGTGCCGTAACGGTCGTCGGTCCTTTTGTCGGCTCGAGTCGAATTGATAGCTGCTATGAGTGACGCTGTAGACGACAGCGACACCGGTGTCCCATCGGAGACCGAGAGACAGGACGAGTCGACCCTGATCGCCAACGACGAGCGGCGGCGGAACATGTCGGCCATCAGTGGGATCGCGGCCATACTCGGCGCGTGGGTCGCCCTCTCGGTGTTGATCTACGACGTCGGCGAAGCGACGCTGTGGAACAACGTCCTGATCGGGGCGGTCGTGTTCCTCGCTGCCGGGTACAACTTCTACCGGCTGAACAACGACATCCCGTTGAGCGTCGGCGTCTCGGCGCTCGTGGCGGTGCTTGGTATCTGGTTGATCGTCGCGACGGCCGTCTTCGGGATGGCAGCGGGTGCGTTCTGGAGTACGGCCATCTCGGGGCTTCTCATTGCACTCCTCTCGGGATACAACGCCTACGAAGCCCGTGAAGCCGAGACGGTCGTCACCGAGGGCGAAGCCGAACCGCCCTGACTCTACCTCTACTGGTCTACTGGCTGAGATCGCGCTCGAGTCGGCGCAGGCGGTATTCGGCGGCGTGGTGGCCGGTGGCGACGATCGCGAACGCGACCATTACGATCGCGAACGCGAGCGAGACGAGCGGCGAGACACCGTTGACGTAGCTGTTTACCAGCTGGCCGAGTGCCAGTACGAGCGGACCGATAGCGAGCAACGAACTCTGTACGGGCGTGGCGAGAAAGAGGTCGACGGTCGAGGTGATTCGGCGGGCGGACATGGATCAAACGTCGGTTACCAGTTCTCGACCGGCGGGTCGTAGCCTTTTCGGTTCCGACGTCGCGAATCGATCCGACGGAAATCGGTCGTTTACTCGGGCGAGACGTCGCTGGACCGTCGCCGATCGATACGTTCTTTCCGTCCGACTCGAAACGAGTACGTATGCGGATTCGCGAGTGGCAGGACGTACTCGAGGACGTCATCGAACGGGACGTCGACCCGGACGACTGGCGAGCCGTCGCCGGCGACCGCGCAGGTGGCGTCGGCGAGGACATGTATCTCGCGCATCCCGGCGTCGGCGTCTACTTCCTGAAGACCTACGCCAAGAATCCCTTCGAGGTCCGCGGCATCGGCACGCAGGTCGCCCGGAACATAGACGACGAGATCGGATCGTTCATGCCCGAAGACGACGCTTGTGGACGGTTTGCCGTCCGCTCGCCGCCCGAAGACGAAGACCAGGCCGAAGACCAGGCGACGAAACTCGAGCAAGTCGTCAAAACCCACGCCGACGCGCCGACCACGCCCGACGCGTTCTTCGAGGACGTGATGGACGCCCTCGAGAGCCCGGCCTTTGGCCCGATGGAGTACGATCAGTACGACCGCCCCGACGAACTCGAAGAGCTGTCGAGCCGGTTCGAGGAGGCCGACGAGCTGTTGAACGCCGAACTCGACGACCTGATCGAGACCGACGAGGTCGACCGCGGATTCATGTAACCGCAAGCGTCGACGCCGTCGGTGAGCCTTTACCCTCGGCGCACGACCGTTCGAGTATGTGCGCCGAGGCCAAAGCCGAGGTCGAGGCGGTTATCCGGGACTACTACGAGGCATTGCGCCGTGGTGAACCGCTTTACCCGTACTTCCTCGAGGGCGAGACGACGGTCAAAGTCGGCGTGAGCGAGACGCTGTACGGCTACGACAACGTCGTCGACGGCCTGCTCGAGCAGACGCGTACGACCGACGATTGGACTGTCGCGAGTCACGGTCTCGTCGTCGACGACCGCGACGGCTACGCCACCTTTGCCGACGAGGTGGGGCTTTCCTGGACCGACCTCGAGACGGGGGACCGTCACGACTTCGAGACGCGCTGGAGCGGCATGCTCGAACGTCGCGACGAGGAGTGGTTGTTCGTCTCGGTGCACGTCAGCGCGCCGCACGATCTCTGAAGGGGCGACACGCCCCGGCACGGTCGCCGCCGTGGACGGAGAAACCACTTAGGACGACAGTACGCGCGTGGAAGGGTAATGCGTTGTATCCTCATACTGTCGGTCAAATACGTGAACACGATGAGCGACAGAACATCCAGACACACGCTAAACGGACGAATTAACCAGACCCACGTTCACAGATCCATGACCGACAGTATAACGTCACGCCGCGCGTTCGCCGTGCGAGGACGCGATCGACGGCGGGACTTCCACGGCGACGACGGCGTGGTCGGTCTCTCGTCGGTGATCGCTTCCGATCTCCGTCGCTTCCTCGCGCCCGTCGGCCGTCCGTTCGAACGTACAGCCCTCGCACGTTATGAGATACTGTCTCGTCTCTGCTCGACCGAGTGTCGTGGACATACCCCTCTCTTCAGTGGCGCAGTACTTGAGCCGTTTTCCAAACGGGTTTGGGACTCACAGTCGTCAGTGTGACGCGACGGCCCAGAAGTCACAGCCAAGTCGCGCTCGCTACGGTCAGGGATCGACCCGACGGAGCCACTGCCCGGGTTCGTCGAGTTCGTCGTGAGTCGGCAGACACTCAGAGCCCTCCCAGACCGCGCCAGCAGCCTCGAGACCGCGGGCGTCTGCGACCTCCTCGAAGAAGGTCTTCCCGCGTTCGTACTGGCGGCGTTTCAGGCCGAGCCCGAGCAGCCGGCGAAACAGCTCCTGTAACGGACCACGTCCCTGTCGGCGCTCGTCGAGTTTCCGACGGAGGTCGGCGTACTCGTCGTCGAAGGCGTGGTCCATCAGTAGTTCGGCGTACCCCTCGACGACGGTCATCGTCGCGTCGAGTTCCCTGAACGCCTTCTTGTCGAAACTGCCCTCCGCGAGGGCGTCGATTCCCGCCTGCATGTTGGCCTCGAGGTGACTCGAGAGCCACGGGGCTGCGCCGAACTCCGCGGCGTGGGTCACCTCGTGGAAGGCGATCCAGCGTCGGAAGCGAGGGTACTCGACCTCGAGGGCCTCGGCGACTCGCAGGATGTTCGGTCGCACGAAATAGAGCGCGTGATCGTCCTTGGGCGTGTCTGCGAGCAAGAGCGGATCGTACTGGCCAAGGACGTTCCGGCCGAGAAAGGCGAGCAGGACGGTCATCGTGCCGGTGTTTATCGTCCGGGCGACCCCGTGGAACGCGTTAGCGTGGTCCTCGACGGGGGCCATCACCCGCTCGAAGGTCGCGATGTTGGCGTCCATCCAGTGGTGGCGGTTCTGAATCTCGACGACGTCGGGGACCTCGAAGGCGAGGTCGGCGGTCGCACGTACTTCCCGACGCGCGTCGCGAACGTCGCGGGCGTAGCCCTCGCGCTCGCCGGGTTCGAGCGAGATCGATCCGGGCTCGGTCGACGCCTTGGCGGCCTCGGCGGCGGCCGCCCAGTCGACGGCGTGATCGC contains:
- a CDS encoding nuclear transport factor 2 family protein, which codes for MCAEAKAEVEAVIRDYYEALRRGEPLYPYFLEGETTVKVGVSETLYGYDNVVDGLLEQTRTTDDWTVASHGLVVDDRDGYATFADEVGLSWTDLETGDRHDFETRWSGMLERRDEEWLFVSVHVSAPHDL
- a CDS encoding fumarylacetoacetate hydrolase family protein, whose protein sequence is MRTVRFRDPAGATRRGELENGRVRFANESYDLEAIDVLPPCEPSKIVCIGRNYADHAAEMDSNVPDRPMLFLKPPNALAGHGDTVTAPAGKDRIDHEGELGVVIGEQCRHVAEGDAMDVVAGFTCVNDISNRDDQREEQNWVRGKAFDGSAPIGPVLATPEEVPQDAAVRSRVNGEVRQDGSREQLIFSVPELIAEITTYLTLEPGDVIATGTPEGVGPLEDGDEVEIDVEGVGTLEHSIRIPREA
- a CDS encoding zinc-dependent metalloprotease; the protein is MNIYRSARAVAGASGDHAVDWAAAAEAAKASTEPGSISLEPGEREGYARDVRDARREVRATADLAFEVPDVVEIQNRHHWMDANIATFERVMAPVEDHANAFHGVARTINTGTMTVLLAFLGRNVLGQYDPLLLADTPKDDHALYFVRPNILRVAEALEVEYPRFRRWIAFHEVTHAAEFGAAPWLSSHLEANMQAGIDALAEGSFDKKAFRELDATMTVVEGYAELLMDHAFDDEYADLRRKLDERRQGRGPLQELFRRLLGLGLKRRQYERGKTFFEEVADARGLEAAGAVWEGSECLPTHDELDEPGQWLRRVDP
- a CDS encoding SPW repeat domain-containing protein, giving the protein MSDAVDDSDTGVPSETERQDESTLIANDERRRNMSAISGIAAILGAWVALSVLIYDVGEATLWNNVLIGAVVFLAAGYNFYRLNNDIPLSVGVSALVAVLGIWLIVATAVFGMAAGAFWSTAISGLLIALLSGYNAYEAREAETVVTEGEAEPP